In Chloracidobacterium sp., the following proteins share a genomic window:
- a CDS encoding glycosyltransferase family 4 protein codes for MKAARGKYAVSAMLPSDSDRKLLDYLDDLEIELEFLDPAPSAVDALGILDRLRRRVALFRSETALTDRILARPDLSDTIVHIDMGFWQSFRSLYRLSGRANVFMTVHTALPPVGKIRSLVWWVKGNLLSRRPRFRLLASNEEARKGVRPYITSAMFDKIEVAYSGYDPDEVGKIDAEVQSTRDRYGIRPAVPLIVTSGQFIERKGCWTVLESLKHLRASGQAYVFLWLATSIPDAAAMARIAEYGLGELFRLLTPDDIGPTRHDLLTLVAAADIFVLASLQEGLPISLIEAMELGRPSVATRIGAIPEAITDGKNGILIAPSDPDELAAAIIDLINDKAKRERLGAAGAETVRASFNAARAAEEVVDIYDSVWQT; via the coding sequence ATGAAAGCGGCAAGAGGAAAGTATGCCGTCTCGGCAATGCTGCCGTCGGACTCGGACCGTAAGCTGCTCGATTATCTCGACGATCTCGAGATAGAATTAGAATTCCTCGATCCCGCGCCCTCAGCCGTCGATGCGCTCGGCATCTTGGATAGGCTTCGACGCCGAGTGGCTCTGTTTCGCTCGGAAACCGCGTTGACAGATCGAATTCTTGCCCGGCCAGATCTGTCGGACACGATCGTTCACATCGACATGGGATTCTGGCAGTCGTTCCGCTCACTTTACCGATTGTCGGGGAGGGCGAACGTATTCATGACGGTCCACACGGCACTGCCGCCCGTTGGGAAGATACGGTCGCTGGTATGGTGGGTCAAGGGAAACCTGCTCAGCAGGCGGCCGCGTTTCCGACTGCTCGCGTCGAACGAGGAGGCCAGGAAAGGCGTCAGGCCGTACATCACTTCGGCGATGTTTGACAAGATCGAGGTTGCCTATTCTGGCTACGATCCGGACGAGGTCGGAAAGATAGACGCGGAGGTTCAATCGACACGTGACAGGTACGGTATCAGACCCGCTGTCCCTCTGATCGTGACGAGCGGACAATTCATTGAACGAAAGGGATGTTGGACGGTACTTGAGAGTCTAAAGCATCTTCGGGCGAGCGGACAGGCATACGTTTTTCTCTGGCTCGCGACATCAATACCCGACGCGGCGGCCATGGCACGGATCGCAGAATACGGCCTCGGCGAGTTATTTCGGCTGCTCACGCCCGACGACATCGGCCCAACTCGGCATGATCTCTTGACACTCGTTGCTGCTGCCGACATTTTTGTCCTTGCGAGTCTGCAGGAAGGCCTGCCAATATCGCTGATCGAGGCGATGGAGCTCGGCCGACCCTCTGTCGCCACACGCATCGGAGCCATCCCGGAGGCAATCACGGACGGGAAAAATGGCATCTTGATCGCACCAAGTGATCCTGACGAACTGGCCGCCGCTATCATTGACCTGATCAATGACAAGGCGAAGCGCGAGAGGCTCGGCGCGGCCGGGGCGGAAACAGTGCGAGCCAGTTTTAATGCCGCACGCGCCGCTGAAGAGGTCGTAGATATTTACGATTCGGTATGGCAAACCTGA